TCACTATTTTTTGACTTATATCTGGCAAATGCATGGCATAATCAGCACCTGTTTTTTGCCATTCCTCTAATTTGGCATTATTGATTTCTTCCCACTTTAAATCATCTAACATCTGGTATTCTGGAGAAACTTCGGGTATGCTCCAATCGCCTTCTTGAATATGGTATAATAGTCCGCTATTACCACCTTCAGGGATTTTCCATTCCCAGTACAGCTCAAAATTATCGAACTCTTGGGCCGCATAGATAATATCCTTACCGCCTTTTCTATTTGCTTCAGTTCGTTTTTCCGTATCAAAAGTTAAGGCTCCATCCTTAACTACCCATTGTGGTGGCAAATCGTCCCCATTATAAGCTCGCCAACCATCTGTAGTAGTTCCATCAAATAGGTAAATCCATTCATCAGCAGTTTCGTTTGTGGTAACTGTTTCTATTGTTGCTTTGGATTCTTCTTTTTGTTTTTCTTGATTTTTACAGGAAATTAGAGCTA
This genomic interval from Zobellia roscoffensis contains the following:
- a CDS encoding 3-keto-disaccharide hydrolase, which translates into the protein MKNLALMLSISVALISCKNQEKQKEESKATIETVTTNETADEWIYLFDGTTTDGWRAYNGDDLPPQWVVKDGALTFDTEKRTEANRKGGKDIIYAAQEFDNFELYWEWKIPEGGNSGLLYHIQEGDWSIPEVSPEYQMLDDLKWEEINNAKLEEWQKTGADYAMHLPDISQKIVKPAGEWNTSRIIFTPENVEHWLNGKKLLSFVPWSEDWEERKAQGKWKDAPKYGSFKKGYIGFQDHDSPLWLKNVKIKEL